From the Toxoplasma gondii ME49 chromosome VIIa, whole genome shotgun sequence genome, one window contains:
- a CDS encoding Elicitor-responsive protein, putative (encoded by transcript TGME49_202830): MRRCLSFCRRETRWIKTHGISSIFVVSVHSAVLTVVTLREVSGCLLAGGFAVSEKIRKMSDPNQPTHVTVTVHSARELHSTNLITKMDPYCIVTMGNHTFKTNVDDHGNKTPCWNQAFKMDYVGEAQMRFKVLDKDKLTKDDYIGMADVTLSPIVYGTRLYNAEIELTRKEGKHAGFLKITIEFEPKIKAGTSSPSAAPLNAIPAAMPAPATVMHGTPAPAYTAGYVPAPLPAGQPMVGTPYYPPLPVAYAAPVPGYAATPAAGYAPQPAGYGVPPSAAAYQPPGVYGQPPSPYYGYPPGSYYPLR; the protein is encoded by the exons ATGCGTCGTTGTCTTTCATTCtgtcggagagagacaagatgGATAAAAACACATGGAATTTCAAGCATTTTCGTTGTGTCTGTGCATTCAGCGGTGCTCACCGTCGTAACGCTTCGAGAAGTTTCTGGTTGTCTTCTTGCAGGGGGTTTTGCGGTTTCTGAGAAGATACGCAAGATGTCGGATCCAAATCAACCGACTCACGTCACCGTCACAGTGCACAGTGCACGAGAGTTGCACAGCACGAATCTAATCACGAAGATG GACCCTTATTGCATCGTGACTATGGGGAACCACACATTCAAGACGAACGTGGACGACCATGGCAACAAAACTCCGTGCTGGAACCAAGCTTTCAAGATGGACTATGTCGGTGAGGCTCAAATGCG attCAAGGTATTGGATAAAGACAAGCTGACGAAGGACGATTATATCGGCATGGCAGACGTCACCCTATCACCGATTGTGTATGGAACGCGCCTCTACAATGCGGAAATCGAG CTGACGCGTAAGGAAGGCAAACATGCAGGGTTCTTGAAAATCACCATCGAGTTTGAGCCCAAGATTAAAGCTGGcacgtcttcgccttccgctgCACCTCTAAATGCAATTCCTGCTGCAATGCCCGCTCCAGCTACCGTAATGCACGGCACGCCAGCACCCGCATACACCGCAGGTTATGTTCCTGCCCCTCTACCAGCAGGGCAGCCGATGGTAGGAACGCCGTATTACCCGCCTTTACCGGTGGCATATGCAGCCCCTGTCCCGGGTTATGCGGCAACGCCGGCTGCAGGTTACGCACCACAACCGGCAGGATACGGCGTACCTCCAAGTGCCGCAGCTTATCAGCCACCAGGAGTGTATGGGcagcctccttctccgtACTACGGCTATCCCCCTGGAAGTTATTACCCCCTTCGATAG
- a CDS encoding ubiquitin-conjugating enzyme subfamily protein (encoded by transcript TGME49_202820), with translation MSNIARELLKKQFLELSRDCPSGCSVGLDDEAGGDFFVWRVCFEGPPDTLYEGGIFTAALKFPPDFPNHPPEMKFLQDMWHPNIYPDGRVCISILHPPGDDVFNEQEKAEERWRPILGVEAILLSVISMLGEPNLESPANIDAAVQYKKDLPEYKKKVRALTRKSVEG, from the exons ATGTCAAACATCGCGAGAGAACTCCTCAAAAAACAGTTTCTCG AGTTGAGTCGAGACTGTCCGAGCGGCTGCAGCGTGGGTCTGGACGACGAAGCTGGCGGCGACTTTTTCGTCTGGCGCGTTTGCTTCGAAGGCCCTCCCGACACTTTGTACGAAGGCGGCATCTTTACCGCGGCTCTCAAGTTCCCCCCCGACTTCCCGAACCATCCGCCAGAGATGAAGTTTCTTCAGGACATGTGGCATCCGAACA TATACCCCGATGGGCGCGTCTGCATCAGCATTCTGCATCCCCCTGGCGACGACGTCTTCAACGAACAAGAAAAAGCTGAGGAAAGGTGGAGACCAATTCTCGGAGTCGAAGCGATCCTGCTTTCTGTCATTTCCATGTTGGGCGAGCCGAACCTCGAATCTCCTGCAAACATCGACGCAGCG GTCCAGTACAAGAAGGATTTGCCCGAATATAAGAAGAAGGTGCGGGCGTTGACACGCAAGAGTGTGGAGGGTTGA
- a CDS encoding TIM14 (encoded by transcript TGME49_202810~Product name based on PMID:17784785 .~Signal peptide predicted by SignalP 2.0 HMM (probability 0.998) with cleavage site probability 0.825 at residue 15) encodes MWALACFLVGGAAFAARRGLRQAAVWREARPSTAAKTGQSKFSNSGAEFTAPLFLWCREKFGTASSQWRALTRDLRGFDNPMTKTEALQILKLSPTATKEKILQTHKQLMLKNHPDNGGSTYMATKVNEAKEKLLKDSRR; translated from the exons ATGTGGGCACTGGCCTGCTTCCTGGTGGGGGGTGCGGCGTTCGCTGCGCGTCGCGGCCTGCGTCAGGCGGCGGTTTGGCGCGAGGCGAGGCCATCAACTGCGGCGAAGACTGGCCAGTCCAAGTTCTCAAACAGTGGAGCGGAGTTTACGGCGCCGCTCTTCCTGTGGTGTCGTGAGAAGTTCGGCACAGCAAGCTCTCAGTGGCGCGCGTTGACCCGCGACCTGCGCGGCTTCGACAATCCTATGACGAAGACTGAAGCGCTCCAAATCCTCAAGCTCTC CCCAACAGCCACGAAGGAAAAGATCCTACAAACTCACAAGCAGCTGATGTTGAAGAACCACCCTGACAATGGCG GGTCGACCTACATGGCCACAAAAGTGAACGAGGCCAaggagaagctgctgaaGGACAGCCGGCGGTAA